DNA from Marinilabiliales bacterium:
GGGGGCCGGGCGGGCACCACGCAAGGATCAAGGTGCACAGCAAAAGTACTGACAACATGCTGCTGAAGCTGTTAATGCCCCATTTTCACATAACCTCATTCACAGAGGAGATCCCGTCGATGAACGATATTTTCATAGATCTGGTCAGCCAGCAGAAAACTAAGGTAAACAATTAAACCCTCCTGAGATGACATCCAAAAGTTCAATTGTGATTGCAAGGGAGTACCTGACCAGGGTCAGGAAAAAGTCATTCATTATCATGACCATACTCGGACCCATCCTGTTTGCAGCGGTAATAGTGGGTCCGGCCTGGTTTGCAACTTTGGAGGACAGGGAGGTCAGGGTTGTTGCAGTTATTGACAGCTCAAAGCTCTTTATCGGCCAGCTGCCGGAAACCGATTACCTCAGATTTGAATACCTGGAACACACAACTGTCGAAGAACTGCGCGAAAAATTTGACGACACAGATTATTATGCCGTGCTGTATATAGCACATATAATTGCATCCACCCCTTCGGCGGTGCAGCTAATGTCCGACCGCCAGCCAGGCATGAATGTAAGAATGCATATCGCCAATGCACTGGAAAAGGAGCTTGAAAGGCAAAAGCTTGCAGCATATGATATTGAAGATATCGACAGGATACTGGAGTCGGTCAAAACCCGTGTCAGTATCAGGACCATTATCTGGCAGGACGACGGTGGTGAGAAAGAGAGCTATTCAGAACTGGCCATGATAGTCGGGTATGTCGGCGGCTTCCTTATCTACTTCTTCATCTTCCTTTTTGGTGCCCAGGTAATGAGAGGCGTCATTGAGGAAAAATCCAGCCGGGTGGTTGAAATCATTGTATCTTCGGTCAGGCCTTTTCAGCTGATGCTGGGTAAGATCGTGGGTATCGGACTTGTGGGGCTGACCCAGTTCCTGCTTTGGGTAATTCTCAGCGTTGTGCTGGTAGTAGCGTCACAGCAGCTTTTCTTTCCTGACATTGGCACCCCTTCATCAGAAACCGTGGTTGCTGAGGAGCTTTTTACTTCAGGCACCCTGCAGCAATCACAGCCGGTTACAGATGATGCTCATGACAGGTTCGGCGAAATGTTCGCATCAATTTCGTCGATCAACTTCAGTGTCATGCTGCTCTCATTCCTGTTCTACTTCCTGGGGGGTTACCTTCTGTATGCTTCGCTCTTTGCTGCAATTGGATCGGCGGTTGACAACGAAACAGACACCCAGCAGTTCATGCTGCCGATAACAATTCCCCTGATCATCTCCATCATTGTGATGATGAACGCCATAATGAACCCCTACGGACCGATCGCTTTCTGGTTCTCAATAATACCCTTTACATCGCCAATAATAATGATGGCAAGGATACCTTTTGGCGTGCCGTTCTGGGAAGTGGCTCTGTCGGCCGGCCTCCTTGTTGTCACTTTTATTTTTACCACCTGGCTGGCAGGAAAGATATACCGTACCGGCATTCTTATGTACGGTAAAAAAGTCAATTACAAAGAGCTGTGGAAATGGATCAGGTACACCGGTTGAATGCAGTCCGGGACCTCATGGATCAGATAGAAACAGTGAACCGGCAGTTATGAACCAATCAGCCGGTTTTTTGTTTAATATATTTGATAAATCACTATAACGGGCACAAATGATCTACGCAATTCTCGACCTTGGTACAAATACTTTCAACCTGCTGATCATACAGACAGCAGCAAACAACACCAGGAAAATCCTGCTCAGCCGTAAGGAGCCTGTCAAGCTGGGTGAAGACGGTATAACAAAAGGCTTAATCAGCGAAAAGGCTTTTAACAGGGGCCTGAGTGCCATAGAGAGCCACATGAAGTATATACACGACTATCAGGCTGAACATATCTTTGCATATGCAACATCGGCAATCCGCTCGGCCGGTAACGGACTTGAGTTTGTACGTTTGGTTTATGAAAGGTTCAATATAGGAATACAGGTGATATCGGGCGACAAAGAGGCCGAACTTATCTACCGGGGTGTAAGGCAGGCCGTCAATATGGGTAACACCAAACACCTTGTGCTTGATATAGGCGGAGGCAGCAATGAACTGATCATAGCAGACGGCAGGAAGATCTACTGGAAAAAAAGTTTCCCATTGGGAATGGCAAGGCTGCTCGAACAGTTCAGGCCCTCCGACCCGGTAACGGAAGAAGAGATAAGATTATTTGAGAACCACTTCGAAAATTCACTGGAATGTTTTCTGAAAGCCGCCCGGGAACACAAACCCGAAATACTCATAGGCTCATCAGGAAGTTTCGATACCTTCAAAGCGCTTCTGGCATCAGCCACTCAGACCTCTCCCGAAACTAATTCACCTGCTTTCAGCATCGATCCGGAAGATTTCCATAAGCTGTACAGGCGGCTTCTGGAGTCAAATTCCGCCGAAAGGCTGGAAATGGAGGGAATGGACCCCATGAGAGTTGAAATGATTGTTATTGCCGCCATTTTTGTTAATTTTATCGTCAGACGCCTGGGCATACAGACAATGATCCAGTCCGATTACTCACTCAAAGAGGGGGCTGTATCGGAAATCATCGAAAGAAAGATACTGTCGGCATAGAAGCTGTTTGATGCCCCGGCCTTTTGCAATAACAGTATACTATGGCAAACATCCTTGTTATCGATGATGAAAAAAGCATCAGGAACTCCCTGAAGGAGGTGCTGGAATATGAAAAGCACACCATTGACCTCTCGGCCGATGGTGAAGAGGGCCTGGAACTCTGCAGGAAGAACAAATATGACGTTGTACTGCTTGACATTAAAATGCCGGGTATTGACGGAATTGAAGTGCTTGACAAGATCATGGATGAGGCCACCGATATACCGGTAATCATGATTTCCGGCCACGGCAATATCGATACTGCGGTAGAAGCTATCAAGAAAGGCGCCTACGATTTTATTGAAAAGCCACTTGACCTTAACAGGCTTCTGATAACCATCAGGAACGCCCTCGACAAATCCGAGCTGATAACAGAGACCAGGGCACTCAAAAGAAAAGTGAGCAAGACCTGCGATATGGTGGGAGAATCCCCGCCTATGCGCAAGGTAAAAGAGATGATCGACCGTGTTGCCACCACCGATGCCAGGGTCTTGATAACCGGCAGGAACGGAACTGGCAAGGAGCTGGTTGCCAGGTGGCTGCATGAAAAGAGCAACCGTGCGTCACAACCCTTCGTAGAGGTCAACTGTGCTGCCATCCCCTCCGAGCTGATAGAGAGTGAGCTGTTCGGGCATGAAAAGGGCGCCTTCACCTCTGCCCACAAGGACAGAAAGGGCAAGTTCGAGCAGGCAAACAATGGCACCATCTTTCTCGACGAGATAGGCGACATGAGCCTGGCGGCACAGGCAAAGGTACTCAGGGTGCTCCAGGAAAACCGTCTCTCCCCCGTAGGCAGTGACAAGGATATAAAGGTAGATGTCAGGGTGATAGCAGCCACCAACAAGAACATGAAAGAGGAGATCGCTGCAAACCGGTTCAGGGAAGACCTCTACCACAGGCTGAGCGTGATCCTGATAAACGTGCCTACGCTGAACGAGCGGACAGAAGACATACCTCTGCTGGCCGAGCATTTCAACGAACAGATATGCGGTGAATACGGCATGCAGAAGAAGATCATTACCGAAGAGGCCATCGCCGAACTGCAGAAGATAACATGGACCGGCAACATACGGGAGTTCAGGAATGTACTGGAGAGACTTATAATACTGTGCGACAAGGATATAACAGCAGAAGACGTGACATCTTACTCCCAGCCTATCTCAAGGTAGGACGGCAACGGACGATCCGGTTACCGGAAAAACAGACTATATGAGAACCGAAAAGGATTTTCTCGGCGAAAAAGAGCTGCCCCGGGATGCCCTATACGGCATTCACTCTGCGAGGGCGGCTGATAACTTCCCCTGCCAGGTGCCATTCCATGCCGAATGGTACAGTGCAATGGGACTTACCAAGCTTGCATGTTACCGTACATGCCGTTCCTTCATCAGGGCCGCGGCCGGAAAATACGGCAGGATGCCTGAAACCGTCGCCACAGTGGGCGAAGAGATCCTTGACAACCTCGAGGCATCGGCATCCGAAGTAGCAGCCGGCAAGCATTTCGGCCATTTCATAGTACCTGCAATACAGGGAGGCGCCGGCACCAGCATAAACATGAATGTCAACGAGATAATAGCCAATGCCGCGCTTGTCAGGATGGGTTCCCTTCCGGGGAATTACACGCTGGTCGATCCCATTGAACACGCCAATATTTACCAGAGCACCAACGATGTGGTGCCCACTGCACTCAGGGTGGCGGTAATGAAGCTTCTCCTGGAACTCGAAGAGTGTATAAACAAACTTCGGGCCTCGGTAGAAAAGGCAGAAACCCTTCACCGCTCGAGTATCCGCATCGCCTACACGCAGATGCAGGCAGCTGTGCCCTCATCCTGGGGAATGTTGCTGGGTGCATATAACGAAGCTTTGTCGAGAGACTGGTGGAGGGTGTCCAAATGCATCGAGAGGATAAAAACCGTTAACCTGGGAGGCAGTGCAGCAGGTACGGGTATTGCCGTGCCCAGGTACTTTATCATGGAAGTGGTGCCCGAACTGCAGAGGCTGACCGGACTGCCCGTTGCCCGTAGCGAGAACATGCCCGATGCCACATCGAACCACGACAGCCTTGTCGAGGTGCACGCCATCATCAAGTCCTGCGCAGTCAATTTTGAAAAGATGGTCTCCGACCTGCGCCTGCTGGCATCCGACGTTGCAGGCAGCGGCGAGGTTACCCTGCCCCGGCTGCAGGCCGGAAGCTCGGTAATGCCCGGTAAGGTCAACCCCGTCATTCCCGAATTTGTGATAAGCGCCTCCCGCAAAGTATATTCCAACGACCAGCTCATAACCTCGCTTGCCGCATCGGGTTGCCTTGACC
Protein-coding regions in this window:
- a CDS encoding sigma-54-dependent Fis family transcriptional regulator; translation: MANILVIDDEKSIRNSLKEVLEYEKHTIDLSADGEEGLELCRKNKYDVVLLDIKMPGIDGIEVLDKIMDEATDIPVIMISGHGNIDTAVEAIKKGAYDFIEKPLDLNRLLITIRNALDKSELITETRALKRKVSKTCDMVGESPPMRKVKEMIDRVATTDARVLITGRNGTGKELVARWLHEKSNRASQPFVEVNCAAIPSELIESELFGHEKGAFTSAHKDRKGKFEQANNGTIFLDEIGDMSLAAQAKVLRVLQENRLSPVGSDKDIKVDVRVIAATNKNMKEEIAANRFREDLYHRLSVILINVPTLNERTEDIPLLAEHFNEQICGEYGMQKKIITEEAIAELQKITWTGNIREFRNVLERLIILCDKDITAEDVTSYSQPISR
- a CDS encoding ABC transporter permease, which codes for MTSKSSIVIAREYLTRVRKKSFIIMTILGPILFAAVIVGPAWFATLEDREVRVVAVIDSSKLFIGQLPETDYLRFEYLEHTTVEELREKFDDTDYYAVLYIAHIIASTPSAVQLMSDRQPGMNVRMHIANALEKELERQKLAAYDIEDIDRILESVKTRVSIRTIIWQDDGGEKESYSELAMIVGYVGGFLIYFFIFLFGAQVMRGVIEEKSSRVVEIIVSSVRPFQLMLGKIVGIGLVGLTQFLLWVILSVVLVVASQQLFFPDIGTPSSETVVAEELFTSGTLQQSQPVTDDAHDRFGEMFASISSINFSVMLLSFLFYFLGGYLLYASLFAAIGSAVDNETDTQQFMLPITIPLIISIIVMMNAIMNPYGPIAFWFSIIPFTSPIIMMARIPFGVPFWEVALSAGLLVVTFIFTTWLAGKIYRTGILMYGKKVNYKELWKWIRYTG
- a CDS encoding phosphatase, with the protein product MIYAILDLGTNTFNLLIIQTAANNTRKILLSRKEPVKLGEDGITKGLISEKAFNRGLSAIESHMKYIHDYQAEHIFAYATSAIRSAGNGLEFVRLVYERFNIGIQVISGDKEAELIYRGVRQAVNMGNTKHLVLDIGGGSNELIIADGRKIYWKKSFPLGMARLLEQFRPSDPVTEEEIRLFENHFENSLECFLKAAREHKPEILIGSSGSFDTFKALLASATQTSPETNSPAFSIDPEDFHKLYRRLLESNSAERLEMEGMDPMRVEMIVIAAIFVNFIVRRLGIQTMIQSDYSLKEGAVSEIIERKILSA
- a CDS encoding aspartate ammonia-lyase, which produces MRTEKDFLGEKELPRDALYGIHSARAADNFPCQVPFHAEWYSAMGLTKLACYRTCRSFIRAAAGKYGRMPETVATVGEEILDNLEASASEVAAGKHFGHFIVPAIQGGAGTSINMNVNEIIANAALVRMGSLPGNYTLVDPIEHANIYQSTNDVVPTALRVAVMKLLLELEECINKLRASVEKAETLHRSSIRIAYTQMQAAVPSSWGMLLGAYNEALSRDWWRVSKCIERIKTVNLGGSAAGTGIAVPRYFIMEVVPELQRLTGLPVARSENMPDATSNHDSLVEVHAIIKSCAVNFEKMVSDLRLLASDVAGSGEVTLPRLQAGSSVMPGKVNPVIPEFVISASRKVYSNDQLITSLAASGCLDLNAYIPLIGHAMIESLKLLIAAAESMTGKLFEQLAIDGRVSEARLLASPSVTTALVPFIGYNSAGQLAVLMKEKGIDIYAANDELRLIDRERLAGILKPSNLLKMGFSLDDLPG